One genomic segment of Protaetiibacter intestinalis includes these proteins:
- a CDS encoding glycosyltransferase family A protein: MSDVAGDADRIELSVVIPTFNAAPWLSSTLDAMIEAVVRSGMTAEIIVVDDGSTDETSLVLEGFRERTVVPLRVISQNNRGRFLARWAGVSAAAAHRVLLLDARVVLDAGSLAHVAAHPEVESWNGHVVTDPATPLVGRFWEVPTSVFWRHYLARPRPIDITSQLFDRVPKGTGCLIIGRDEYLRVAREEWPDEATAHLVSDDTKLLRSLVASAPLRLDPGFAAVYRPRTSVPSFLSHAFTRGTLFVDSYAGTTRGRNLALVALIALPPLALFTVVVLAGVGAWGAFASLLVAVVLALAALPVAALLARCSWRPVLSYLVYVLPFGAVFWAGLTRGAVVHRSAFRHGRGGDRITVESR, translated from the coding sequence ATGTCGGACGTTGCAGGCGATGCCGACCGAATCGAGTTGTCCGTCGTCATCCCCACGTTCAATGCGGCTCCGTGGCTTTCCTCGACGCTCGATGCGATGATCGAGGCGGTGGTTCGCAGTGGGATGACTGCTGAGATCATCGTGGTCGACGACGGTTCGACTGACGAGACGTCCCTGGTGCTCGAAGGTTTTCGGGAACGGACCGTGGTGCCCCTGCGTGTGATCTCCCAGAACAATCGAGGACGTTTCCTGGCGCGCTGGGCGGGGGTCAGTGCGGCCGCCGCGCACCGCGTGCTGCTTCTCGACGCACGTGTCGTCCTCGACGCGGGATCGCTCGCGCACGTCGCCGCGCATCCGGAGGTCGAGAGCTGGAACGGTCATGTTGTCACCGACCCCGCCACTCCGCTCGTCGGCAGGTTCTGGGAGGTTCCGACGTCGGTCTTCTGGCGACACTATCTCGCACGACCGCGACCGATCGACATCACCTCGCAACTGTTCGACCGGGTCCCCAAAGGCACAGGCTGCCTCATCATCGGTCGAGACGAGTATCTCCGTGTCGCCCGCGAGGAGTGGCCCGACGAAGCCACCGCGCATCTCGTCTCGGACGACACCAAGCTGCTGCGATCCCTCGTCGCCAGCGCACCGCTACGGCTCGACCCCGGCTTCGCCGCCGTCTACCGTCCGCGTACGAGCGTGCCGAGCTTCCTCTCGCACGCGTTCACGCGCGGCACGCTGTTCGTCGACAGCTACGCGGGGACCACCCGCGGTCGGAATCTGGCCCTGGTGGCGCTCATCGCATTGCCGCCGCTCGCACTATTCACGGTCGTCGTCCTCGCGGGCGTTGGCGCCTGGGGTGCTTTCGCCAGCCTGCTGGTGGCTGTCGTTCTCGCACTCGCGGCGCTCCCCGTCGCGGCACTGCTCGCCCGCTGCAGTTGGCGTCCGGTGCTCTCGTACCTCGTCTACGTGCTGCCCTTCGGGGCGGTGTTCTGGGCCGGACTGACTCGAGGGGCTGTCGTGCACCGGTCAGCCTTCCGGCACGGGAGGGGCGGCGATCGCATTACCGTTGAGTCTCGATGA
- a CDS encoding DUF2142 domain-containing protein, with translation MPEFRSTAARSRVPAILRALIMPAALLIALGSWALASPPGASPDEDYHLTSIWCGLGERPGLCEEGDAPTERRVPLPLLESAGCFAFDSEKSASCTLSPMDELVNTNRGNFAGGYPPLFYGLFAVFASQSLDASVIAMRLVNAAIFVALTTALYLLLPRGRRAPLLWAAAISSIPLGIFLIPSLNPSSWSVLSAMTLWVAYAEYLRESRRGHRIAFASLAVLAAVMGSGARADSAVYAVLGVGAASILLFENSRRFWMSSLLGVGICVVAVSFFLSVGQSAIVAPDTSTGDASLITLIFGNLLLLPQLWSGVFGTWGLGWLDTTMPGVVWVTTLIIYGAGLFVGIGRPDLRKAITVIAAFAALVVVPMYILVHDGVMVGTAVQPRYVLPLIILLAGVALWRSRDDLGLSGAQMGIVVGGLSIANAVALHTNIRRYVTGDDVGGVDLDGQAEWWWKVGFGPTWVWVVGSIALATFLIMVARSSHAVVAPAPVER, from the coding sequence GTGCCCGAGTTCCGTTCGACCGCCGCGCGCTCGCGCGTACCCGCGATCCTGCGAGCGCTCATCATGCCGGCCGCTCTGCTGATCGCTCTCGGCAGCTGGGCGCTCGCCTCCCCGCCCGGAGCGAGCCCCGACGAGGACTACCACCTCACGAGCATCTGGTGCGGACTCGGCGAACGACCCGGCCTCTGCGAGGAGGGCGACGCGCCAACCGAGCGCCGCGTGCCTCTCCCTCTTCTGGAGAGCGCGGGCTGCTTCGCGTTCGACTCGGAGAAGAGCGCCTCGTGCACGCTGTCGCCCATGGACGAGCTCGTCAACACCAATCGCGGTAACTTCGCCGGCGGATATCCACCGCTGTTCTATGGGTTGTTCGCCGTGTTCGCGAGCCAGAGCCTGGACGCGTCCGTGATCGCCATGCGACTCGTCAACGCAGCCATCTTCGTGGCCCTCACGACGGCGCTCTACCTGCTCCTCCCGCGGGGCCGCCGCGCACCGTTGTTGTGGGCCGCGGCGATAAGTTCGATCCCCCTCGGGATCTTCCTCATCCCGAGCCTCAACCCCAGTAGCTGGTCGGTGCTTTCAGCCATGACGCTGTGGGTCGCCTATGCCGAATATCTACGCGAGAGCCGCCGCGGGCACCGCATCGCCTTCGCCTCATTGGCGGTACTCGCCGCCGTCATGGGCTCGGGCGCTCGCGCCGACTCCGCCGTCTACGCTGTGCTCGGGGTCGGCGCGGCCTCGATCCTCCTGTTCGAGAACTCCCGACGGTTCTGGATGTCGAGCCTGCTCGGTGTCGGGATCTGTGTGGTCGCCGTCTCGTTCTTCCTGAGCGTCGGGCAGTCGGCCATCGTCGCGCCGGACACCTCCACGGGAGACGCCTCCCTGATCACGCTCATCTTCGGAAACCTCCTCCTGCTCCCGCAGCTGTGGAGCGGAGTATTCGGCACCTGGGGCCTTGGCTGGCTGGATACCACGATGCCGGGAGTCGTCTGGGTGACCACGCTCATCATCTACGGCGCCGGGCTGTTCGTCGGAATCGGTCGCCCCGATCTGCGAAAGGCGATCACCGTGATCGCGGCGTTCGCCGCGCTCGTGGTGGTGCCGATGTACATCCTCGTCCACGACGGAGTGATGGTGGGAACCGCCGTGCAGCCACGCTATGTTCTGCCGCTCATCATCCTTCTCGCCGGAGTCGCGCTGTGGCGTTCCCGCGACGACCTCGGGCTGTCCGGCGCTCAGATGGGCATCGTGGTCGGCGGACTCTCGATCGCCAACGCGGTGGCGCTGCACACCAACATCCGACGCTACGTTACCGGCGACGATGTCGGTGGGGTGGATCTCGATGGTCAGGCGGAGTGGTGGTGGAAGGTGGGATTCGGACCCACCTGGGTTTGGGTGGTGGGATCGATCGCATTGGCGACATTCTTGATCATGGTCGCCCGCAGCAGTCACGCGGTAGTCGCCCCCGCGCCCGTTGAGCGATAG
- a CDS encoding glycosyltransferase family 2 protein has translation MGNETPRVLVVIPAYNEAETLPAVIRELQRVAPEVDCLVVDDGSRDGTAAVAQASGARTASLPFNLGVGGAMRTGYRYGAAHGYDVVVQLDADGQHDPAAIATLVGALDDADLVIGARFAGVGDYRVRGPRKWAMGILSAVLSRVTGHRLTDSTSGFKAAGDRAIRLFAEHYPAEYLGDTVEALVIAARSDCRVTQVPVAMRPRAGGSPSHGPFKSTVFLGRAMIALVFALIHPRSTYAEAARP, from the coding sequence ATGGGCAACGAGACACCGCGGGTCCTCGTCGTGATCCCGGCATACAACGAGGCGGAGACGTTGCCGGCAGTCATCCGGGAGTTGCAGCGGGTCGCCCCCGAGGTGGACTGCCTCGTCGTCGACGACGGGTCTCGCGACGGGACCGCCGCCGTCGCCCAGGCGAGCGGCGCGCGCACAGCGTCCCTTCCCTTCAACCTGGGTGTTGGCGGCGCCATGCGCACCGGCTACCGATATGGTGCGGCGCACGGATATGACGTCGTCGTTCAACTCGACGCGGACGGCCAGCACGATCCGGCCGCGATCGCCACTCTCGTGGGAGCGCTCGACGACGCAGACCTCGTGATCGGCGCGAGATTCGCCGGCGTCGGCGATTACCGCGTTCGGGGGCCGCGCAAGTGGGCGATGGGTATCCTCTCGGCGGTACTCAGCCGCGTGACGGGCCACAGGCTGACCGACAGCACATCGGGGTTCAAGGCCGCGGGCGACCGCGCGATCCGCCTCTTCGCCGAGCACTATCCCGCCGAGTATCTCGGCGACACGGTGGAAGCGCTGGTCATCGCGGCCCGCAGCGACTGTCGTGTCACGCAGGTCCCGGTCGCGATGAGACCCCGAGCGGGCGGGTCTCCATCGCACGGACCGTTCAAGTCGACCGTTTTCCTGGGACGAGCGATGATCGCTCTCGTGTTCGCACTGATTCATCCCCGGTCCACCTACGCGGAAGCCGCGAGACCATGA